The Manihot esculenta cultivar AM560-2 chromosome 11, M.esculenta_v8, whole genome shotgun sequence genome includes a region encoding these proteins:
- the LOC110627032 gene encoding kinesin-like protein KIN-5D, translated as MDSLQSQHRRGGLILLSPSQTPRSSDKTARDPRSGESNSSSKHDKEKGVNVQVIVRCRPLSEDEMRVHTPVVVSCNEGKREVSAVQNIANKHIDRTFLFDKVFGPTSQQKDLYDLAVSPIVYEVLEGYNCTIFAYGQTGTGKTYTMEGGARKKNGEFPSDAGVIPRAVKQIFDILEAQNAEYSMKVTFLELYNEEITDLLTLEETSKFIDDKSKKPIALMEDGKGGVFVRGLEEEIVCTANEIYKILEKGSAKRRTAETLLNKQSSRSHSIFSITIHIKECTPEGEEMIKCGKLNLVDLAGSENISRSGAREGRAREAGEINKSLLTLGRVINALVDHSGHVPYRDSKLTRLLRDSLGGKTKTCIIATISPSIHSLDETLSTLDYAHRAKNIKNRPEINQKMMKSAMIKDLYSEIDRLKQEVYAAREKNGIYIPRDRYLQDEAEKKAMAEKIERMELESESKDKQIMELQELYNSQLLLTAELSEKLEKTENKLGETENSLFDLEEKHRQANATIKEKEFLISNLLKSEKALVERAFELRAELENAASDISNLFAKIERKDKIEDGNRVLIQKFQSQLTQQLEILHRTVATSVTQQEQQLKDMEEDMQSFVSTKAEATEGLQGKVGKLKTMYGSGIQALDEMAKELEGNSRSTFVNLNSEVSKHSHALEGLFQGIASEADALLNDLQSSLHIQEEKLTMFAKQQCQAHSRAVETARSVSKITVNFFKTLDMHASNLTHIVEEAQTVNDKKLSELERKFEECAANEERQLLEKVAELLANSNSRKKKLVQTAVHDLRQSANSRTNELQKEMSTMQDSTSSVMAEWTVHMDKTETNYLEDTSAVESGKRDMEDVLHNCLNKARMGAQQWKDAQHSLLDLEKGNVASVNSIIGGGMEANQVLCTRFSSAVSAALEDVDVANNNLLSSIDYSLKLDHDACRNLNSLIFPCCEDMRELKGDHHQKIVEITDNAGKYLQDEYTVDEPSCSTPRKRSFNLPSVTSIDELRTPAFEELLKSFWETKYAKQANGDIKNLAAAYEALRDSRVPLTAIN; from the exons ATGGATTCTTTGCAGTCACAACATAGAAGAGGGGGTCTGATTTTGCTATCGCCATCACAGACTCCACGTTCCAGTGATAAAACGGCTCGAGATCCGCGATCAGGGGAATCTAATTCCAGTAGCAAACATGATAAAGAAAAGGGCGTCAATGTGCAAGTCATTGTGCGTTGCAG GCCGTTGAGTGAAGATGAGATGAGAGTACATACTCCAGTAGTTGTCTCTTGTAATGAGGGTAAAAGGGAAGTTTCAGCTGTTCAGAATATTGCTAACAAGCATATCGACAGAACCTTTCTATTTGACAAG GTTTTTGGCCCAACATCCCAACAAAAAGACTTGTATGACTTGGCAGTGTCTCCAATCGTGTATGAAGTTCTTGAAGGTTATAACTGCACCATCTTTGCTTATGGTCAGACAGGGACAGGGAAGACATACACAATGGAAGGAGGAGCAAGGAAAAAG AATGGGGAATTTCCAAGTGATGCCGGTGTCATCCCTAGAGCAGTTAAACAAATTTTTGACATATTAGAAGCTCAGAATGCTGAGTATAGCATGAAAGTTACATTTTTAGAGCTGTACAATGAGGAAATAACTGATCTTTTGACCCTGGAGGAAACTTCAAAATTTATAGATGACAAATCTAAGAAACCTATAGCTCTTATGGAAGATGGAAAAGGGGGTGTTTTTGTAAGAGGCTTGGAAGAAGAGATTGTTTGTACTGCAAAtgaaatttacaaaatattggAGAAGGGTTCAGCAAAAAGGCGCACAGCAGAAACTTTACTTAACAAGCAAAGTAGTCGTTCTCACTCGATATTTTCCATCACCATCCACATTAAAGAATGTACTCCTGAGGGTGAAGAGATGATCAAATGTGGGAAACTGAATCTTGTTGACCTTGCTGGTTCAGAAAATATTTCACGTTCTGGTGCACGGGAG GGCAGAGCAAGGGAAGCAGGGGAGATTAATAAGAGCTTGCTTACACTTGGTCGTGTGATCAATGCTCTTGTTGATCATTCTGGTCATGTACCATACag GGATAGCAAACTAACAAGGCTGTTGAGGGATTCATTGGGAGGGAAAACAAAGACATGCATAATTGCCACTATATCACCCTCTATTCATAGTCTGGATGAAACGCTTAGCACTCTAGATTATGCACATCGTGCCAAGAATATCAAGAACAGACCAGAG ATCAATCAGAAGATGATGAAGTCTGCAATGATAAAGGATCTGTACTCTGAAATTGACCGGCTGAAGCAAG AGGTATATGCTGCAAGAGAAAAAAATGGAATTTATATACCACGAGATCGCTATCTCCAAGATGAAGCTGAAAAGAAG GCAATGGCTGAAAAAATAGAGCGCATGGAACTTGAATCAGAATCCAAGGACAAG CAAATAATGGAGCTTCAGGAACTCTACAATTCTCAGCTACTATTGACAGCAGAATTAAGTGAGAAACTTGAAAAAACTGAG AACAAGCTTGGGGAAACTGAAAATTCATTGTTTGATCTCGAAGAAAAACACAGACAGGCAAATGCAACAATAAAAGAGAAGGAGTTTCTGATATCTAATCTCCTCAAATCAG AGAAGGCCCTCGTTGAACGTGCATTTGAGCTTCGAGCAGAACTAGAAAATGCTGCATCAGATATATCCAATTTATTTGCCAAAATTG AGCGAAAAGATAAAATCGAAGATGGAAACAGAGTACTCATCCAGAAATTTCAGTCCCAATTGACCCAGCAGCTTGAGATCTTGCATAGGACTGTCGCAACTTCAGTGACACAACAAGAGCAGCAACTGAAAGATATGGAGGAAGACATGCAGTCTTTTGTGTCAACAAAGGCTGAG GCTACTGAAGGACTTCAAGGAAAGGTCGGAAAACTGAAAACCATGTATGGATCTGGTATCCAAGCATTGGATGAAATGGCTAAGGAGCTTGAGGGAAATTCTAGGTCCACTTTTGTTAATCTAAATTCTGAAGTTTCCAAGCACTCGCATGCTCTTGAGGGT CTTTTCCAAGGAATTGCTTCAGAAGCTGATGCACTGCTAAATGATCTCCAAAGTAGTCTCCATATTCAAGAAGAGAAGCTAACTATGTTCGCAAAACAGCAATGTCAG GCACATTCCAGAGCAGTGGAAACTGCACGATCAGTTTCTAAAATAACTGTGAACTTCTTCAAGACTCTAGACATGCATGCATCCAACCTGACCCACATTGTGGAAGAAGCACAAACAGTCAATGATAAAAAATTGTCAGAACTAGAAAGGAAGTTTGAG GAGTGTGCTGCTAATGAGGAAAGGCAATTGTTGGAAAAGGTGGCAGAGCTTCTTgcaaattcaaattcaagaaAGAAAAAACTG GTACAAACAGCAGTGCATGATCTCCGGCAGAGTGCAAACAGTAGAACCAACGAACTACAGAAAGAAATGTCAACCATGCAGGATTCAACATCTTCTGTTATGGCTGAATGGACAGTCCACATGGATAAAACAGAAACCAACTATCTTGAGGACACTTCTGCAGTGGAGAGTGGAAAGAGGGACATGGAAGATGTTCTTCATAACTG TTTGAACAAGGCGAGAATGGGTGCACAACAGTGGAAGGACGCTCAACATTCCTTGCTCGACCTAGAAAAGGGCAATGTTGCTTCTGTGAATTCCATTATTGG TGGAGGGATGGAGGCCAATCAAGTTCTATGCACGCGATTTTCATCTGCCGTATCAGCTGCACTTGAAGATGTAGATGTTGCAAACAATAATTTGCTCTCATCAATCGATT ATTCACTAAAACTTGACCATGATGCTTGTAGAAATCTCAATTCCTTGATTTTCCCTTGTTGTGAAGATATGAGGGAATTGAAAGGTGATCATCACCAAAAGATTGTAGAAATTACAGATAATGCTGGGAAATATCTTCAGGATGAATACACG GTGGACGAACCATCTTGTTCAACGCCAAGAAAGAGGTCATTCAATCTGCCAAGTGTCACGTCAATCGATGAACTGCGAACTCCAGCTTTTGAGGAACTGTTAAAATCATTCTGGGAAACAAAgtatgcaaagcaagcaaatgGAGATATTAAAAATTTGGCAGCAGCATATGAAGCTTTGAGGGACTCTAGAGTTCCACTAACTGCaattaattaa